DNA from Dokdonella koreensis DS-123:
CGATCTGCTCAGCGGCGCCGGGAATTTCCATCCTGTGCCACGCGAGATCGCAACTCAGACATCGGGCTTGATGCAAGGAGGTCAGCAAGTCCGCAGTCACGATGTTTCGGAGGATCCGATCGGGTGTGGCCGAATGCCGAAGGGCTTCATCGTCAACGGCGTCAATGGTGCGGCTTCGGTCGTCAGTTCCGTTGCTCCTCCGCGAGGCGCCGCATGGCTGGATCGTCTGACACATGGAAAAGGTCGTTTCTTCCCCGGTGCTCGATCAGTTCGGTCGTGGTCCCGACGGTAACCAGCTCGTAGACAGGGCGGCTGTCGTGCTGGGGATACGGCCGGATAGGAACAGATCCTTTCAAGGTGCCTACTACGTGCTCATCCTTGCCCTTGCGTGTGTCGTGCAGCGTGGCGCGCATCGTATGGCCGCTGCTGTCGATGAAGTAGCAAATCCGGACTTCCAGGTCGGCCCGGTCGCCACGGCCGGCGTGTTCAAACCAGGCTGGTAGTCTGGAGTCGGCTGCCAATCGAAAGCAGGACTCCGGTATCTGGATGCAGCCGGACAGCAGGGCTGCGACGGTCAGTGCGATCGGCGCCTTGGGCACTGGGCCTCCATGGACGATGGCACGCCAGGAAGCGCGCCGACGAAGCATAGGAGGCGTGGCGCGCTCCGTCGATCCTCCGGCCTGCCAAGCGCGCAGACGCTCCACCTCCTGCGGCAGAACAGAGCTGCGGGAACCTAGTTCATCTCGACGATCACCTTGCCCCGCGCGCGGCCGGTTTCCACGTAGCGGATGGCCTCCGCGGCTTCGCGCAGCGGATAGCGGCGATCGATCACCGGCGTCAGCTTGCCGGCCTGTGCCAGGTCGGCGAGGACCGCCAGGTCGGCGGGTGTGAGCTCCGCCAGGAACTTGGTCATTTCCTGGTCGACGAACGGTGCCAGCAGCGCGGCCTGGATCACGCGGGCGAGCGGTCCCAGCCAGGGATCGCGCTTGGGGCCGCTGACGATCACGAGGATGCCGTCGGGCTTCAGCGCGCGCCGTGTATCCAGCAGCGAATGGCTGCCGACGTTGTCGAGGATCAGGTCGTACTGGGCGCCGCCTTCGGTGAAGTTTTCCTGGGTGTAGTCGATCACGTGGTCGGCACCAAGGGAGCGCACCAGGTCGAGATTGCGCGTGCTGCAGACGCCGGTCACTTCGGCGCCGTAGGCCTTGGCGATCTGCACGGCGACGGTGCCGACGCCGCCGGAGGCGCCGTTGATGAGCACCTTATGGCCGGGACGCAGGTGTCCGTGGTCGCGCAGGCCCTGCAGCGCGGTGACGGCGGCGATCGGCAGGGCGGCGGCTTGCTCGAAGCTGAGATTGGACGGCTTCGGCACCACGGCGCGGTCCTCGCGCACGACCAGGTAGTCGGCCAGGGCGCCGTTGCGTCCGCCGAAGACCGCATCGCCCGGCTTGAACCGGGTCACCTGGGTGCCGACGGCCTCGACGGTGCCGGCGAAATCGACGCCCAGCCGCGGGTTGTCGGGGGCGCCCAGGCCCGAGGACAGCCGCATGATGTAAGGCTTACCGGTGGTGGAGTGCACGTCGAGCGGATTGACCGAGGCGGCGTGCACCTTGACCAGGATTTCGTTGTCCTTGGGCGTTGGCCTGGCGATCGTCTCCAGGTGCAGGACATCGGCCGTGCCGTAGCACCGGTGCACGACGGCCTGCATCGGCGTGCCACCGGCCGGTGGCGGAGCGGGGGCGGGGCACGGCGATTCGTAGCTCAGGGCGACGGCCAGCGTGGCCAGCGCGAGCAGCACGAGCGCCAGCAGGCCGACGAGGATTCGCTTTCGCAGGGTCATGGTCATGCGCCTTTTCCGGGAGCGGGCTCGGCCGCCGTGTGCCGTTCGGGTCCGACCGGCGCGCGGTTTCCGTTGCGGCACTTTGCTCGGCTGCGCTCGCCGACGCGAGCCGCCTGCGACGAGCGGCGTCAGGACGCCACCCGGAAGCGATTCGCGCGGATGATCGGCCTGTGCGTCCCGGTCGCGCCTGCCCGGCGGGCGGTCTCGCAACGCGACGGCTACTACGGGAAATGACGATCGGCAGGGAGCGTCCG
Protein-coding regions in this window:
- a CDS encoding NAD(P)-dependent alcohol dehydrogenase, whose translation is MTMTLRKRILVGLLALVLLALATLAVALSYESPCPAPAPPPAGGTPMQAVVHRCYGTADVLHLETIARPTPKDNEILVKVHAASVNPLDVHSTTGKPYIMRLSSGLGAPDNPRLGVDFAGTVEAVGTQVTRFKPGDAVFGGRNGALADYLVVREDRAVVPKPSNLSFEQAAALPIAAVTALQGLRDHGHLRPGHKVLINGASGGVGTVAVQIAKAYGAEVTGVCSTRNLDLVRSLGADHVIDYTQENFTEGGAQYDLILDNVGSHSLLDTRRALKPDGILVIVSGPKRDPWLGPLARVIQAALLAPFVDQEMTKFLAELTPADLAVLADLAQAGKLTPVIDRRYPLREAAEAIRYVETGRARGKVIVEMN